A genomic stretch from Primulina huaijiensis isolate GDHJ02 chromosome 14, ASM1229523v2, whole genome shotgun sequence includes:
- the LOC140957976 gene encoding uncharacterized protein: MKTTQSRQKSYADVRRRPLAFEFGDHVFIKIAPLKGVVRFGKKALDLLPNLSYEEMQVQILDRKVKVLRNREIGLVKVLWMNHVIEEATWEPEEETKHRYPNLFDSAGAVPQLRRGSAADVAGVQAAAPKRRDGIPKKVALRR, translated from the exons ATGAAGACCACTCAATCTAGACAAAAAAGCTATGCCGATGTACGACGACGGCCCTTGGCATTCGAATTTGGTGATCATGTTTTCATTAAAatagctcctctcaagggagtggttcgttttggcaagaaag CTTTGGACCTTTTACCTAACCTAAGCTATGAGGAAATGCAGGTTCAAATActtgatcgcaaagttaaagtgttgcgGAATAGAGAAATTGGTCTTGTCAAAGTTCTGTGGATGaatcatgtgattgaagaggccacATGGGAACCGGAAGAAGAGACGAAACATCGTTATCCGAATTTGTTTGACA GTGCAGGGGCAGTGCCGCAGCTCCGGAGGGGCAGCGCTGCTGATGTTGCTGGTGTACAGGCGGCGGCGCCGAAGCGCAGGGACGGCATCCCAAAAAAagtggcgctgcggcgctag